The genome window GCTCGCCGCAATCACGTTATCACCTATCGATATGTGCCCCGCGACGCCAACTTGACCCGCAAGGGTGCAGTTGCTCCCAATACTGGTGCTTCCGGCTATCCCCACCTGCGCAACCAACAAGGTGTTCTTGCCAACCGTTACGTTGTGCGCCACGTGAACCAGGTTATCTATCTTGCAGCCCGAACCGATCGTCGTGCTCCCGAAAGTAGCCCTATCAATAGCAACAGACGCCCCCACCTCCACATCATCTCCTATCACGACGTTACCGATCTGCGGTATCTTCACATGCTGACCCTTGTCTTTGATGAACCCATACCCGTCGCTGCCGATAACTGCCCCCGAGTGCACGATGCACCTCTCGCCGATTATCGTGTCATCAATTATCGAGACCTGCGGCTTGATGACCGTACCCCGACCTATCTCAACGTTTCGGCCGACATAAACCTGTGGGTAAATAACGCAGTCCGGGCCTATCGAGGCGCCAGCCTCAACACAGCAGAACGCGCCGATAGCCGCGCTGCTCGCGACCCGGGCCTCTTGGCTGACGGCCGCATTCTGGGAGATGCCCGGCTCGGGCCTGAACGTCGGATGAAAGACGTTCACAAGCTTCACGAAGGACAGATAAGGATTTCGGGAGACTATGTGCGGCAGTCGGCACTCCTCAAAACCCTCAAAGATGATAACCGCGCTCGCCGTGGTCTCAGCAAGCAGGGGCAAGTGCTTGCGGTCCGTTACGAACGATATGTCCCCATCGCCTGCGGTCTCAATTGCCGAGACGCCGGTAATGACGAGATCGGACGGCCCCGAGCGTTCGAGCCGCAGCCTCTCTGCAATCTCTCCAAGCGTCAACTGCATCTTATCTCCTCCAATCTCATTGCCCTTGCCTTGAGCATTCGCCGATCTGGGCCCGACCATCGAGAAACCACCGACCCGCTAAACAGTGTCCCCTAATCACCAAGCGGACTGGGGGAAGGCCGCCCGCCGGCGGGAGCTGATTCTGCTGCGCTGTTGTCCGGGACCTTCTTTATCCACTCGGACTCAAAAGCCGACAGGACCTCGGCGCTGACGTCTATGATGCCGCTAGAGTACACCATGCTCGGCGGAGAGTTCATGAGCACCAGGTCGTAG of bacterium contains these proteins:
- the lpxD gene encoding UDP-3-O-(3-hydroxymyristoyl)glucosamine N-acyltransferase, translated to MQLTLGEIAERLRLERSGPSDLVITGVSAIETAGDGDISFVTDRKHLPLLAETTASAVIIFEGFEECRLPHIVSRNPYLSFVKLVNVFHPTFRPEPGISQNAAVSQEARVASSAAIGAFCCVEAGASIGPDCVIYPQVYVGRNVEIGRGTVIKPQVSIIDDTIIGERCIVHSGAVIGSDGYGFIKDKGQHVKIPQIGNVVIGDDVEVGASVAIDRATFGSTTIGSGCKIDNLVHVAHNVTVGKNTLLVAQVGIAGSTSIGSNCTLAGQVGVAGHISIGDNVIAASKAGIPRDLAEGSVVGGIPAVPIDMWRRQVAGVLRLPTLMSEVKELRKQVKMLTERLGRSES